A window of the Deinococcus gobiensis I-0 genome harbors these coding sequences:
- a CDS encoding GTP-binding protein, producing the protein MSTINFAAREINCKIVYYGPGMCGKTTNLKYVFGRVPGHQRGEMVSLATEDERTLFFDFLPLDLGSVQGFKTRFHLYTVPGQVFYNASRKLILRGVDGIVFVADSSPNRLRANAESMRNLRENLQEHGIDIRDVPIVLQVNKRDVPGALPVDMIRAVIDPKRELPMYESSASQGVGVFETLKGVSRLVLDRLAQPK; encoded by the coding sequence TTGAGCACCATCAACTTCGCTGCCCGCGAGATCAACTGCAAGATCGTCTACTACGGCCCCGGCATGTGCGGCAAGACCACCAACCTCAAGTACGTGTTCGGCCGCGTGCCCGGCCACCAGCGCGGCGAGATGGTCTCCCTGGCGACCGAGGACGAGCGCACGCTGTTCTTCGACTTCCTGCCGCTCGATCTCGGCAGCGTGCAGGGCTTCAAGACCCGCTTCCACCTCTACACCGTGCCGGGACAGGTCTTCTACAACGCCAGCCGCAAGCTGATCCTGCGCGGCGTGGACGGCATCGTGTTCGTGGCCGACAGCTCGCCCAACCGCCTGCGCGCCAACGCCGAGAGCATGCGCAACCTGCGCGAGAACCTCCAGGAGCACGGCATCGACATCCGCGACGTGCCCATCGTGCTCCAGGTCAACAAGCGCGACGTGCCCGGCGCGCTGCCGGTGGACATGATCCGCGCGGTCATCGACCCCAAGCGCGAGCTGCCCATGTACGAGTCCTCGGCCAGCCAGGGCGTCGGCGTCTTCGAGACGCTCAAGGGCGTCAGCCGTCTGGTGCTCGACCGTCTGGCGCAGCCCAAATAA
- a CDS encoding roadblock/LC7 domain-containing protein → MIEPSLDLYGDAFARVDQHLEELLAATGVRYCLLVDRKGFVLSHKEALWAPRPPALDSVATLVASNAAATAALANMLGERTFSEQTHQGENGTLYVESVGDQALLTLIFDSSVALGKVKVYARKTIPKIGEILDELADAPQPELGDDFSKGASALLDDLLG, encoded by the coding sequence ATGATTGAGCCTTCGCTTGACCTTTACGGCGACGCGTTCGCCCGGGTGGACCAGCACCTCGAAGAACTGCTGGCCGCCACCGGAGTCCGCTATTGCCTGCTTGTCGACCGCAAGGGCTTCGTGCTGTCGCACAAAGAAGCCCTGTGGGCGCCCCGCCCACCCGCGCTCGACAGCGTCGCCACGCTGGTCGCCAGCAACGCCGCCGCGACCGCCGCGCTGGCGAACATGCTGGGCGAACGCACTTTCTCCGAACAGACCCACCAGGGCGAGAACGGCACGCTGTACGTGGAGTCGGTCGGGGATCAGGCGCTGCTGACCCTCATCTTCGACAGCAGTGTGGCGCTGGGCAAGGTCAAGGTGTACGCCCGCAAGACCATCCCCAAGATCGGGGAGATTCTCGACGAATTGGCCGACGCGCCCCAGCCGGAACTGGGCGACGACTTTTCCAAGGGGGCCAGCGCGCTGCTCGACGACCTCCTGGGCTAA
- a CDS encoding phosphodiester glycosidase family protein → MTAGGTTGRKAALLALMLGLLGAAQARTVAVGGVAQAPAVDSRLLAGGEALAVWTLPRLGVSVRNDPRDLRLLYGARELRYAPGGGGQGGGWRAVGLRVPAGLAAPQSVNGSLYVPLAALRALGVRVLSEAPDVLDFAAPALVPAATLPPSPDLATATATAAPPAPSASPAPARPSTPAPVTAAPAPTSAPASPAPGSSPVTAAPAAATTLSTVRIGRELHRNVEVQRVVLELSAAAAYTVTRDRSGLSLTLAGVAATPVHQTLNSGDTLSVTPGSGGVAVRLNTGGGSSEVFTLDNPARVVIDTTTQLDTRVPPPIDPEALPPGVTYRNKGYLHLLSFDPALYQPRVVSAPAGRALGLSALVGSVRGVAGVNGGYFDPATALPVDLVVSGGLMTAPSLEKRATVGFTATGATLVGYPRPRYVLSGPFGSVTVNTVGPRARADLLTAFVGDGRTAVGADGLTTLYVVPGAGTVASALSGRVTPPAGTLALTFDPSRYPQLPRAAGATLNAALAWRAEDAPWDSAQDALSAGPLLVQGGQVALNPAREQFNTSAGIWRATRQVALGTLNGQPTIAYFEHGTPEAFAAALAASGVRDAVRMDSGSSAAAYVTGGYGNLGGYLNTVWGQNVPNAVVFVPRAAAMAQAGKAP, encoded by the coding sequence GTGACGGCAGGCGGGACAACGGGAAGGAAGGCGGCGCTCCTGGCGCTGATGCTGGGACTGCTGGGCGCGGCGCAGGCCCGCACGGTCGCCGTCGGCGGCGTGGCGCAGGCCCCGGCGGTGGATTCGCGGCTGCTCGCGGGCGGCGAGGCGCTGGCGGTGTGGACGCTGCCGCGCCTGGGCGTGAGCGTGCGCAACGACCCGCGCGACCTGCGGCTGCTGTACGGCGCCCGCGAACTGCGCTACGCGCCGGGCGGCGGCGGCCAGGGCGGCGGCTGGCGCGCGGTCGGCCTGCGCGTTCCCGCCGGTCTGGCCGCTCCGCAGAGCGTGAACGGCAGCCTGTACGTGCCCCTGGCGGCGCTGCGGGCCCTGGGCGTACGCGTGCTGAGCGAGGCCCCTGACGTGCTGGACTTCGCCGCTCCGGCCCTGGTCCCGGCCGCGACCCTTCCCCCCTCGCCGGACCTGGCGACGGCCACGGCCACGGCAGCCCCGCCCGCACCGAGCGCGTCGCCTGCTCCGGCCCGGCCCAGCACGCCCGCGCCGGTCACGGCGGCCCCGGCCCCCACCTCCGCGCCGGCCTCGCCTGCGCCCGGCTCCAGTCCGGTCACGGCGGCTCCCGCTGCCGCGACCACCCTGTCCACCGTGCGTATCGGCCGCGAACTGCACCGCAACGTGGAGGTGCAGCGGGTCGTGCTGGAACTCAGCGCGGCGGCGGCCTACACGGTCACGCGCGACCGCAGCGGCCTGAGCCTGACCCTCGCCGGGGTCGCGGCCACGCCGGTCCACCAGACCCTCAACTCGGGCGACACCCTCAGCGTCACGCCGGGAAGCGGCGGCGTGGCCGTGCGCCTGAACACGGGCGGGGGCAGCAGCGAGGTCTTTACCCTCGACAATCCGGCGCGCGTGGTGATCGACACGACGACCCAGCTCGACACCCGCGTGCCGCCTCCCATCGACCCCGAGGCCCTGCCGCCGGGCGTGACCTACCGCAACAAGGGCTACCTGCACCTCCTGAGCTTCGACCCCGCGCTGTACCAGCCGCGCGTGGTGAGTGCGCCTGCCGGCCGCGCCCTGGGGCTCTCGGCGCTGGTGGGGAGCGTGCGTGGGGTCGCCGGGGTCAACGGCGGCTACTTCGACCCGGCGACCGCCCTGCCGGTGGACCTCGTGGTCTCGGGCGGCCTGATGACCGCGCCCAGCCTGGAAAAGCGCGCCACCGTGGGCTTCACGGCCACCGGCGCCACGCTGGTCGGCTATCCCCGGCCCCGTTACGTGCTGAGTGGCCCGTTCGGCAGCGTCACCGTGAACACGGTCGGCCCCCGCGCGCGCGCCGACCTGCTCACGGCCTTCGTGGGCGACGGGCGCACGGCGGTCGGGGCCGACGGCCTGACCACGCTGTATGTCGTGCCCGGCGCAGGCACGGTCGCCTCGGCCCTGAGTGGGCGGGTCACGCCTCCGGCCGGCACGCTGGCCCTGACCTTCGACCCCTCGCGCTACCCGCAGCTGCCGCGCGCGGCCGGGGCCACCCTGAACGCCGCGCTGGCCTGGCGCGCCGAGGACGCGCCCTGGGACAGCGCGCAGGACGCCCTGAGCGCCGGGCCGCTGCTCGTGCAGGGCGGGCAGGTGGCGCTGAACCCGGCCCGCGAGCAGTTCAACACCTCGGCCGGCATCTGGCGCGCGACCCGGCAGGTGGCGCTGGGCACCCTGAACGGCCAGCCCACCATCGCCTACTTCGAGCACGGCACGCCCGAGGCTTTCGCGGCGGCGCTGGCCGCCTCGGGCGTACGCGACGCGGTGCGCATGGACAGCGGCAGCAGCGCGGCGGCGTATGTCACCGGCGGCTACGGCAACCTGGGCGGCTACCTCAACACGGTCTGGGGCCAGAACGTGCCCAACGCGGTCGTGTTCGTGCCGCGCGCGGCGGCCATGGCCCAGGCCGGCAAGGCGCCTTGA
- a CDS encoding putative bifunctional diguanylate cyclase/phosphodiesterase, with amino-acid sequence MPRPHLSTDLELSLQEVLDLLRERRVLFWHAEVGQPRVMLYIDDAHLGKWDAGVLWAGLSREDGALLDASLRQVVEEGGCFDVEYPLTYAPGEQRWCHFSGFCPPPEMHLGGPTRLMGLIRDVTAQTTSYARSLEQADLLRGLCEQSMVGITIKDLEGRFILNNSALNSYADRPADSDDLTGQDSTQMFPPELMALVERLDHEALSTGRAAVGEIDLMLAGRPMSLRMSKQPFWRGGEVVGTVSFTTDVTERRVLERRLLEHSAELEARVRERTAELQAINDHLRHTAMHDTLTGLPNRAQLQQWFAERRAGWSADGSAGPDEAQDGLPLLTLLMVDLDHFKRINDRFGHGGGDLLLQQLAGRLRRGLPPGAPLCRLSGDEFVVLLGGVSPAQARQLAETLMAELLRPFTLGGRAVQVGLSIGVTHAWTAGCELRDLLDEADMAMYTGKRSGRGGVRVFEPWMRARQSLLQDLEDDLPGAAERGELSVMFQPVVALGGAGEVPGVEALVRWQHPRYGLIQPDEFISMAEAQGSVKCIDLWVLREAARQVWPLIRAGRVRTLAVNFSAQHFAGNGFPGQLRATLEETGLPPSALVVEITESLFMEDHRRANVLLRDLLRDGVGVAADDFGRGYSSLAKLQHLPLSMLKVDRAFVATSAQFPGIVRSIVEMARSLNLTVVAEGIETPAQLDALRDLGCGYGQGYHLARPMDAPALSAWLAARLDPA; translated from the coding sequence GTGCCCCGCCCCCACCTGAGTACTGACCTGGAGCTGAGTCTTCAGGAGGTGCTGGATCTTCTGCGTGAACGCCGCGTGCTGTTCTGGCACGCCGAGGTCGGCCAGCCCAGGGTCATGCTGTATATCGACGACGCCCATCTGGGCAAGTGGGACGCCGGGGTGCTGTGGGCGGGCCTGTCGCGAGAGGACGGCGCGCTGCTCGACGCCTCGCTGCGGCAGGTCGTGGAGGAGGGGGGCTGCTTCGATGTGGAATACCCCCTGACCTACGCGCCCGGCGAGCAGCGCTGGTGCCATTTCAGCGGCTTCTGTCCCCCGCCCGAGATGCACCTGGGCGGGCCCACCCGCCTGATGGGCCTGATCCGCGACGTGACCGCCCAGACCACCAGCTACGCGCGCTCGCTCGAACAGGCCGACCTGCTGCGCGGGCTGTGCGAGCAGAGCATGGTGGGCATCACCATCAAGGACCTGGAGGGGCGGTTCATCCTGAACAACTCCGCCCTGAACAGCTATGCCGACCGCCCCGCCGACAGCGACGACCTGACCGGGCAGGACAGCACGCAGATGTTTCCGCCCGAGCTCATGGCCCTGGTCGAGCGGCTCGACCACGAGGCCCTGAGCACCGGCCGGGCGGCGGTCGGCGAGATCGACCTCATGCTGGCGGGCCGGCCCATGAGCCTGCGCATGAGCAAGCAGCCCTTCTGGCGCGGCGGCGAGGTGGTCGGTACGGTGAGCTTCACGACCGACGTGACCGAGCGCCGCGTCCTGGAACGCCGGCTCCTGGAGCACTCGGCCGAGCTGGAGGCGCGGGTACGCGAACGCACGGCCGAGTTGCAGGCCATCAACGACCACCTGCGCCACACGGCCATGCACGACACCCTCACCGGTCTGCCCAACCGCGCCCAGCTCCAGCAGTGGTTTGCCGAACGGCGCGCCGGGTGGTCGGCAGACGGAAGTGCCGGGCCGGACGAGGCCCAGGACGGCCTGCCGCTGCTGACCCTGCTGATGGTGGACCTCGACCACTTCAAGCGCATCAACGACCGTTTCGGGCACGGGGGCGGCGACCTGCTGCTGCAACAGCTCGCCGGACGCCTGCGCCGGGGCCTGCCGCCCGGCGCGCCGCTGTGCCGCCTGAGCGGCGACGAGTTCGTGGTGCTGCTCGGCGGGGTGTCGCCCGCGCAGGCGCGGCAGCTGGCCGAAACGCTGATGGCCGAGCTGCTGCGGCCCTTCACGCTGGGCGGGCGGGCCGTGCAGGTGGGCCTGAGCATCGGCGTCACCCACGCCTGGACCGCCGGGTGCGAGCTGCGAGACCTCCTCGACGAGGCCGACATGGCGATGTACACCGGCAAGCGCAGCGGGCGCGGCGGCGTGCGCGTCTTCGAACCCTGGATGCGTGCCCGGCAGTCGCTCCTGCAGGACCTGGAGGACGACCTGCCGGGCGCGGCCGAGCGCGGCGAGCTGTCGGTGATGTTCCAGCCGGTCGTGGCGCTCGGCGGGGCGGGCGAGGTGCCGGGGGTCGAGGCCCTGGTGCGCTGGCAGCACCCCCGCTACGGCCTGATCCAGCCGGACGAGTTCATCTCGATGGCCGAGGCCCAGGGCAGCGTGAAATGCATCGACCTGTGGGTGCTGCGGGAGGCCGCCCGGCAGGTCTGGCCGCTGATCCGCGCCGGGCGGGTACGGACCCTGGCCGTGAACTTCTCGGCGCAGCATTTCGCGGGCAACGGATTTCCGGGGCAGCTGCGGGCCACGCTGGAGGAGACCGGCCTCCCTCCGAGCGCCCTGGTCGTCGAGATCACCGAGAGCCTGTTCATGGAAGACCACCGCCGCGCCAACGTCCTGCTGCGTGACCTGCTGCGCGACGGGGTGGGCGTCGCCGCCGACGATTTCGGCCGGGGCTACTCGTCCCTCGCCAAGTTGCAGCACCTGCCGCTCTCGATGCTCAAGGTGGACCGGGCCTTCGTGGCGACCTCGGCGCAGTTTCCGGGCATCGTCCGGTCCATCGTCGAGATGGCGCGCAGCCTGAACCTCACCGTCGTGGCCGAAGGCATCGAGACCCCGGCGCAGCTCGACGCCCTGCGCGACCTGGGCTGCGGCTACGGCCAGGGCTACCACCTCGCCCGGCCGATGGACGCGCCCGCCCTGAGCGCCTGGCTCGCCGCGCGCCTGGACCCGGCCTAA
- a CDS encoding aldo/keto reductase family protein, with product MEYRNLGKSGLKVSEVALGGWETYGVNVNEGQMVREIVTKAYDLGVNFFDQADVYARGKSEELMGAVLREFPRNTLVISSKVFWPMSDHVNDRGLSRKHVLESIDGSLKRLGTDYLDIYFAHRYDPDVPMEEIVMAFDQVIRDGKALYWGTSMWPAARIAQAVEFAKAHGLHAPVTEQPEYSMIRRERVEGEILPYTEGAGVGLVVWSPLAMGLLTGKYDEGKPEGARLTEKDNWGKNFLTDENIAKVRDLKPIADGLGITRAQLALAWILRQKGVSSVITGATKVSQIEDTVKAAGVRLSEGDIQKIEEILKR from the coding sequence ATGGAATACCGGAACCTCGGCAAGAGTGGTCTGAAGGTCAGTGAAGTCGCCCTGGGCGGCTGGGAAACCTACGGCGTGAACGTCAACGAAGGCCAGATGGTGCGTGAGATCGTGACCAAGGCCTACGACCTGGGGGTCAACTTCTTCGATCAGGCCGACGTGTACGCGCGCGGCAAGTCCGAGGAACTCATGGGGGCCGTGCTGCGCGAGTTCCCCCGCAACACGCTCGTCATCTCCAGCAAGGTCTTCTGGCCGATGAGCGACCACGTCAACGACCGGGGCCTGTCGCGCAAGCACGTGCTGGAGAGCATCGACGGCAGCCTCAAGCGCCTGGGCACCGACTACCTCGACATCTACTTCGCGCACCGCTACGACCCCGACGTGCCGATGGAAGAAATCGTGATGGCCTTCGATCAGGTCATCCGCGACGGCAAGGCGCTGTACTGGGGCACCTCGATGTGGCCCGCCGCCCGCATCGCCCAGGCGGTCGAGTTCGCCAAGGCCCACGGCCTGCACGCCCCCGTGACCGAGCAGCCCGAATACTCGATGATCCGCCGCGAGCGCGTCGAGGGCGAGATCCTGCCCTACACCGAGGGCGCGGGCGTGGGCCTGGTCGTCTGGAGCCCGCTGGCGATGGGCCTGCTGACCGGCAAATACGACGAGGGCAAGCCCGAGGGCGCGCGCCTCACCGAGAAGGACAACTGGGGCAAGAACTTCCTGACCGACGAGAACATCGCCAAGGTGCGGGACCTCAAGCCCATCGCCGACGGCCTGGGCATCACCCGCGCGCAGCTCGCCCTGGCGTGGATCCTGCGCCAGAAGGGCGTGAGCAGCGTGATCACCGGGGCCACCAAGGTCTCGCAGATCGAGGACACCGTCAAGGCGGCGGGCGTGCGCCTGAGCGAGGGCGACATCCAGAAGATCGAGGAGATTCTGAAGCGCTGA
- a CDS encoding ABC transporter ATP-binding protein, with the protein MNAIETRELRKVYRGRAVVDGLSLTVGEGEVFGFLGPNGAGKSTTVKMLLGLVLPSGGELRVLGGSPADPDVRARLGFLPEQFRFQTWMTGEEFLNFHGRLAGLSAAERRTRIPQVLETVGLGGRGRETLSGYSKGMLQRVGLAGAILARPRLVFLDEPTSALDPIGRVEVREIIESLRGQGVAVFLNSHLLSEVEQVCDRVAFVKQGRVLRGGTMRELMGGVVPVDLRLDRLPDGLQERLARLGEVRHIDTALHSRVGIELWLDREDGVPAVADAIHASGARLYALTPRRPDLETMFLELIEDAPRPPEPARAQEAHRA; encoded by the coding sequence GTGAATGCTATCGAGACGCGCGAACTGCGCAAGGTCTACCGGGGCCGGGCGGTGGTGGACGGCCTGAGCCTGACGGTCGGGGAGGGCGAGGTCTTCGGCTTTCTCGGCCCCAACGGCGCGGGCAAGAGCACGACGGTCAAGATGCTGCTGGGACTGGTGCTGCCCAGCGGCGGCGAGCTGCGCGTGCTGGGCGGCAGCCCCGCCGATCCGGACGTGCGCGCCCGCCTGGGCTTTTTGCCCGAGCAGTTCCGGTTCCAGACCTGGATGACCGGCGAGGAGTTCCTGAATTTCCACGGTCGGCTGGCGGGCCTGTCGGCGGCCGAACGCCGGACGCGCATTCCGCAGGTGCTGGAGACGGTGGGCCTGGGCGGGCGCGGGCGCGAGACCCTGAGCGGCTACTCGAAGGGCATGCTCCAGCGTGTGGGGCTGGCCGGGGCGATCCTGGCGCGGCCCAGGCTGGTGTTTCTGGACGAACCGACGAGCGCCCTGGACCCCATCGGGCGGGTCGAGGTGCGCGAGATCATCGAGTCGCTGCGCGGACAGGGGGTCGCGGTGTTCCTGAACTCGCATCTGCTGTCGGAGGTCGAGCAGGTGTGCGACCGCGTGGCCTTCGTCAAGCAGGGGCGGGTATTGCGCGGCGGCACCATGCGCGAACTCATGGGCGGGGTCGTGCCGGTGGACCTGCGCCTGGACCGCCTGCCGGACGGCCTTCAGGAGCGGCTCGCGCGGCTGGGCGAGGTGCGCCACATCGACACGGCCCTACACAGCCGGGTGGGTATCGAGCTATGGCTGGACCGGGAGGACGGGGTGCCGGCCGTGGCCGACGCCATCCACGCCAGCGGCGCGCGGCTGTACGCCCTGACGCCGCGCCGCCCCGACCTGGAAACCATGTTCCTGGAACTCATCGAGGACGCGCCGCGACCGCCGGAGCCCGCGCGTGCCCAGGAGGCCCACCGTGCGTAG
- a CDS encoding ABC transporter permease → MRSALLIAELSLREATRKRLVSVLLILSALFVGFYLYGVFRLNAQLDDRAAAAGLDGRNLNSLSNAGVMYATLFGMYLVFFLGALMSVLATVSAVSGDIESGVMQSVLARPVGRAGLVLGRWLGFTVVNVGYVALLSAAILGGIYAITGYLPPEPLPAVGLILLAVTLLTGLTVLGSTLFTTLANGIGVFVLYGVGFTGGILGSIGSVADSPTLATLGRFANALMPTNALWLGASYHLQPDILRQLGAAARGTNPFVGSAPTPTGLLVWAAALTLLAVSAAMWRFSRRDL, encoded by the coding sequence GTGCGTAGTGCCCTGCTCATCGCCGAACTCTCGCTGCGCGAGGCGACGCGCAAACGCCTGGTCAGTGTGCTGCTCATCCTCAGCGCACTGTTCGTGGGCTTCTACCTGTATGGGGTGTTCCGGCTCAATGCCCAGCTCGACGACCGGGCCGCCGCCGCCGGGCTCGACGGGCGCAACCTGAACTCGCTGAGCAATGCCGGGGTCATGTACGCCACCCTCTTCGGGATGTACCTCGTGTTCTTCCTGGGCGCGCTGATGTCGGTGCTGGCGACCGTCTCGGCGGTCAGCGGCGACATCGAGAGCGGCGTCATGCAGAGCGTCCTGGCACGGCCGGTGGGCCGCGCCGGGCTGGTGCTGGGGCGCTGGCTGGGGTTCACGGTGGTCAACGTGGGCTACGTCGCCCTGCTCAGCGCCGCGATCCTGGGGGGCATCTACGCCATCACCGGCTACCTGCCGCCCGAACCGCTGCCGGCGGTGGGCCTGATCCTGCTGGCGGTCACGCTGCTCACCGGCCTGACGGTGCTGGGCAGCACGCTGTTCACCACCCTCGCCAACGGCATCGGGGTGTTCGTGCTGTACGGCGTGGGCTTTACCGGCGGCATTTTGGGCAGCATCGGCTCGGTGGCCGACAGCCCGACCCTCGCCACGCTGGGGCGTTTCGCCAACGCGCTGATGCCCACCAACGCCCTGTGGCTGGGGGCCAGCTACCACCTGCAACCCGACATCCTGCGCCAGCTCGGCGCGGCGGCGCGCGGCACCAACCCTTTCGTGGGCAGCGCGCCCACCCCCACCGGCCTGCTCGTGTGGGCCGCCGCCCTGACCCTCCTGGCCGTCAGCGCGGCCATGTGGCGCTTCAGTCGGCGCGACCTCTGA
- the plsY gene encoding glycerol-3-phosphate 1-O-acyltransferase PlsY — MSLFAVLAVLIAYVIGAVPAAAWVARSRGVDIRQVGSGNSGATNVLRSLGKGPALAVAIFDILKGVLAVVIARALHLDEPVAALCGVAAVVGHNFSPFLGFRGGKGVATSFGVIAVLDPLAGLGVAAVAIFCMWLTRFVSAGSIVGAVAAVVLSLSLARPLWLSLVVAVLAGLLIWQHRDNVRRLQAGTERRLGDKPAEKKVLN; from the coding sequence GTGTCCCTGTTCGCCGTGCTCGCGGTTCTGATCGCCTATGTCATAGGAGCCGTGCCGGCAGCGGCCTGGGTGGCCCGTTCGCGCGGCGTGGATATCCGGCAGGTGGGCAGCGGCAACAGCGGCGCGACCAACGTGCTGCGCTCGCTGGGCAAGGGTCCGGCGCTGGCGGTGGCGATCTTCGACATCCTCAAGGGCGTGCTGGCGGTCGTCATCGCCCGCGCCCTGCATCTCGACGAGCCGGTCGCGGCGCTGTGCGGGGTGGCCGCCGTGGTGGGGCACAACTTCAGCCCCTTTCTGGGGTTCCGGGGCGGCAAAGGGGTGGCGACCAGTTTCGGCGTCATCGCGGTGCTCGACCCGCTGGCCGGGCTGGGCGTGGCCGCCGTGGCGATCTTCTGTATGTGGCTCACCCGCTTCGTCAGTGCGGGCAGCATCGTTGGCGCGGTCGCGGCGGTGGTCCTGAGCCTGAGCCTCGCGCGCCCCCTGTGGCTCTCGCTGGTCGTCGCCGTGCTGGCCGGGCTGCTCATCTGGCAGCACCGCGACAATGTGCGCCGTCTCCAGGCCGGGACCGAGCGCCGCCTGGGCGACAAGCCCGCCGAGAAGAAGGTCCTGAACTAG
- a CDS encoding VOC family protein has product MSASTPGPQLLDHLGIATPDLDTGSAPYLALGLRAEGPDEEVAHQGVRVRAFRVGDTLIELLAPTRPDSAVAAFLERRGPGLHHAAYRVPDLDAEVARLGAQGAPFLGPVAAGRAGTRVAFLHPRWGQGTLIELVEHPHVVPGTEGPAGS; this is encoded by the coding sequence ATGTCCGCCTCCACTCCCGGCCCCCAGCTCCTCGACCATCTGGGAATCGCCACGCCCGACCTCGACACCGGCTCCGCGCCCTACCTCGCCCTGGGCCTGCGCGCCGAGGGCCCCGACGAGGAGGTCGCGCACCAGGGCGTGCGGGTGCGGGCCTTCCGGGTGGGCGACACCCTGATCGAGCTGCTCGCCCCCACCCGGCCGGACAGCGCGGTCGCGGCCTTTCTGGAGCGCCGGGGGCCGGGACTGCACCATGCGGCCTACCGCGTGCCCGACCTGGACGCCGAGGTCGCTCGCCTGGGTGCCCAGGGCGCGCCCTTCCTGGGTCCGGTGGCGGCCGGGCGGGCAGGTACGCGGGTCGCCTTCCTGCACCCGCGCTGGGGGCAGGGCACCCTGATCGAGCTGGTCGAACATCCGCACGTGGTCCCCGGTACGGAAGGACCGGCCGGGTCTTGA